The following coding sequences are from one Sciurus carolinensis chromosome 11, mSciCar1.2, whole genome shotgun sequence window:
- the LOC124959189 gene encoding olfactory receptor 4C13-like codes for MLYNVTVFVLLGLTQNPKMQKIIFVVFLLIYIISMAGNVLMLINIIASSLLGSPMYFFLAYLSFIDACYASVNTPKLIMDSLHEKKTILFNECMAQVFGEHFFAGAEIILLTVMANDCYVAICKPLHYATIMNWTVCILLVGVSWVGGFFHATIQLLFIFPLPFCGPNVIDHFMCDLNTLLTLACTDTHTLGLFIAANSGFICLLNFLLLLFSYVVILRSLKTQSMESRCKALSTWVSHIMVVILFFVPCIFVYMRPPINLSIDKAVAVFYTMITPILNPVIYTLRNAQMENAIRKLFSRKII; via the exons ATGC TATACAATGTGACAGTGTTTGTTCTTCTGGGACTTACACAAAAcccaaagatgcagaaaattatatttgttgtgtttttgctCATCTACATCATCTCTATGGCAGGAAATGTGCTTATGTTGATAAACATCATTGCCAGCTCACTCTTGGGGTCCCCTATGTACTTTTTCCTGGCTTATCTCTCCTTTATTGATGCCTGCTATGCCTCTGTCAATACTCCTAAACTGATCATGGATTCACTCCATGAAAAGAAGACCATCCTATTCAATGAATGCATGGCCCAAGTCTTCGGGGAACATTTCTTTGCAGGTGCTGAGATAATTCTGCTCACAGTGATGGCCAATGACTGctacgtggccatctgcaagcccttgCACTATGCAACCATCATGAACTGGACAGTGTGCATCCTGCTAGTGGGAGTGTCGTGGGTGGGAGGATTTTTCCATGCAACCATCCAGCTGCTCTTCATCTTCCCACTACCCTTCTGTGGTCCTAATGTCATAGATCACTTTATGTGTGATCTGAACACTTTGCTCACTCTGGCCTGCACTGATACCCACACTCTGGGGCTCTTCATTGCTGCCAACAGTGGGTTCATCTGCTTGTTaaacttcctcctcctgctgttcTCCTATGTGGTCATCCTGCGCTCCCTGAAAACACAGAGCATGGAGAGTAGGTGCAAGGCCCTGTCCACCTGGGTCTCCCACATTATGGTggtcattttattctttgttcccTGCATATTTGTGTACATGAGACCTCCAATTAATTTATCCATTGATAAAGCAGTTGCTGTATTCTATACCATGATAACTCCCATATTAAATCCTGTGATTTACACTTTGAGAAATGCTCAAATGGAAAATGCCATCAGAAAATTGTTtagcagaaaaattatttga